A part of Peptostreptococcaceae bacterium genomic DNA contains:
- a CDS encoding aspartate kinase, with protein sequence MNQLIVQKYGGTSVGSIERIRCVAKKIIETKKKYGSVVAVVSAMGDSTDRLVEMAYSISAKPSEREMDMLLSTGEMVSISLLSMAIEAEGYEAVSLTGPQSGIITDLHHKNARILDIDTARILREIDEGRIVVAAGFQGITEKRDIATLGRGGSDTTAVALAAALNAEKCEIYTDVDGIYTSDPRKVRNAKKLDVISYDEMLELAFLGAQILHPRSVELARKFKVPLEVKSSFEDKPGTRIVEVDQVEKVVVRGVTLDEDIAKITIMEVPDRPGIAFKLFSELAGESIPIDMIIQNISRDNVNDVSFTVKKDHLDKALSISRRVSKEILAKEVSFDDEVCKLSIVGTGIANSVNVASNLFESLFELGVNIQMISTSDIKISCIIDKASGNEVLSHIHDRFILNDIAIEKKS encoded by the coding sequence ATGAATCAGCTCATAGTACAAAAATACGGTGGCACATCTGTCGGTTCAATCGAAAGGATACGATGCGTCGCGAAAAAAATAATCGAAACCAAAAAGAAGTATGGCAGTGTGGTTGCAGTGGTATCAGCCATGGGTGACAGCACGGACCGCTTAGTAGAAATGGCATATTCCATATCTGCAAAGCCTTCCGAACGCGAAATGGACATGCTTCTTTCAACGGGGGAAATGGTTTCTATCTCCCTTTTGTCAATGGCCATAGAAGCCGAAGGATATGAGGCAGTTTCTCTTACCGGCCCCCAATCAGGAATAATAACCGACCTTCATCACAAGAATGCGCGAATTCTCGACATAGACACTGCAAGGATTCTTAGGGAGATTGATGAAGGACGCATTGTAGTGGCCGCAGGTTTTCAGGGGATTACAGAAAAACGCGACATTGCAACGCTTGGAAGAGGTGGTTCCGACACCACTGCAGTGGCTTTGGCAGCAGCGCTAAATGCCGAGAAATGCGAAATTTATACGGATGTTGACGGAATATACACGAGCGACCCACGCAAGGTTAGAAATGCCAAAAAACTCGATGTGATTTCATACGATGAAATGCTTGAATTGGCCTTTCTCGGAGCACAGATCCTTCATCCCCGTTCAGTGGAGCTGGCAAGAAAATTTAAAGTACCTCTTGAAGTGAAATCAAGCTTCGAGGACAAACCCGGAACAAGAATAGTGGAGGTTGACCAAGTGGAAAAAGTGGTAGTTAGAGGCGTAACCCTTGATGAAGACATAGCAAAAATTACGATAATGGAGGTCCCCGACCGCCCCGGCATTGCTTTCAAACTCTTCTCGGAGCTCGCCGGAGAAAGCATCCCCATAGATATGATCATACAAAACATTAGCAGGGACAATGTCAACGATGTTTCGTTCACGGTCAAGAAGGACCATCTTGATAAAGCCCTTTCAATAAGCAGAAGGGTTTCCAAAGAAATTCTGGCCAAGGAGGTTTCCTTCGACGACGAGGTCTGCAAGCTCTCCATAGTGGGAACGGGCATAGCTAACAGTGTCAACGTCGCTTCCAATCTTTTCGAATCACTTTTTGAACTCGGCGTAAACATACAGATGATAAGCACCTCCGATATAAAGATATCCTGTATTATCGACAAGGCTTCCGGCAATGAGGTTTTGTCCCATATTCACGACCGTTTCATACTTAATGATATCGCAATAGAAAAAAAGAGTTGA